The Ignavibacteria bacterium genome includes a window with the following:
- a CDS encoding ABC transporter ATP-binding protein: MENHALIKLEQLTKSYDMGKAEEVHALCGVNLQIQKNEYIAIMGPSGSGKSTMMNIIGCLDTPTSGIYILNGLDVHDMEDNALAKIRNKEIGFVFQTFNLLARSDALHNVELPLIYGGIGKRDRRERAMEALRQVGLEDRAHHKPNELSGGQRQRVAVARALVTNPSIILADEPTGNLDSKTGEEIMALFEQLHSQDNTIILVTHEHDIALHAHRVVSLRDGMIEKDERR, translated from the coding sequence ATGATATGGGAAAAGCGGAAGAAGTGCACGCATTGTGCGGGGTAAATTTGCAAATTCAAAAAAATGAATATATCGCAATTATGGGGCCTTCGGGTTCCGGCAAATCCACGATGATGAATATTATTGGATGTCTCGATACGCCAACGTCGGGAATTTATATTTTGAACGGACTAGATGTTCACGATATGGAAGATAATGCATTGGCAAAAATCCGCAACAAAGAAATCGGATTTGTGTTTCAAACATTTAATTTACTTGCGCGTTCCGATGCGTTGCATAATGTTGAACTCCCGCTTATCTATGGAGGAATTGGGAAACGCGACCGCCGTGAACGTGCGATGGAAGCATTGCGTCAAGTAGGACTTGAAGACCGCGCGCATCATAAACCGAACGAACTTTCCGGCGGACAACGTCAACGTGTTGCGGTTGCGCGCGCATTAGTTACGAATCCCTCGATCATTCTTGCCGATGAACCTACGGGAAATCTCGATTCGAAAACAGGGGAAGAAATTATGGCGTTGTTTGAACAACTTCACTCGCAGGATAATACCATCATTCTCGTTACGCACGAACACGATATTGCTTTGCATGCGCATCGTGTTGTTAGTTTGCGAGACGGAATGATTGAAAAAGATGAGCGAAGGTGA